The Anopheles coluzzii chromosome 2, AcolN3, whole genome shotgun sequence genome window below encodes:
- the LOC120948183 gene encoding unconventional myosin-Va isoform X1: protein MSSMELYVKDARVWIPHPETVWEGAVVAQDYKQDDKQLKLVTDRGVEHTVPLKTPADLPPLRNPTILIGQNDLTALSYLHEPDVLYNLEVRFCDRQAIYTYCGIVLVAINPYAELPLYGPDLIRAYRGHAMGELEPHIFAVSEEAYAKLEREKCDISIIVSGESGAGKTVSAKYAMRYFAAVGGSESETQIEKKVLASSPIMEAIGNAKTTRNDNSSRFGKFTKLLFLNNHSMALTGGTMQTYLLEKSRVCFQAPGERNYHIFYQLCAGREQWPELMLDHQDKFHFLNQGQSPNISKLSDRDQFEDTLGALKTLGFDDAEIGDIMKVVASVLHLGNVVFNHRQKSQTSEVDSEACSIASNDLHLNVACDILQLDRSELRKWLVTRQIESMNDSVLIPMNKQTAEATRDALAKHIYAELFQHIVQKINRNLAGSKKQNCCFIGVLDIYGFETFDVNSFEQFCINYANEKLQQQFNQHVFKLEQEQYLREGIEWKMIDFYDNQPCIDLIESKLGILDLLDEECRMPRGSDDSWVGKLMEKCGKYPHFDRPRFGTSAFLIKHFSDTVQYESRGFLEKNRDTVSRELVSVLKASGMRLCQRLMVAQEEGGGDGDAKTAPAAGVKIMVSAARTQSVDKKKKPMTQKQQRKTVGSQFRESLTQLITTLHNTTPHYVRCIKPNDDKAPFKWEAPKIVQQLRACGVLETVRISAAGFPSRWKYEDFYERYRLLCKRAQIVDWHVKATCTNIVRNWLLDEDKYRLGNTQIFFRAGQVAYLEQVRSDTRKKHIIVVQSLIRRFVCRRRYLRLKQTALGLQRHARGMLARKRADNLRKNRAAIIIQRYTRGWLQRKRYVQIRTAVLGLQTRARGFMARRKFRAALDNYKATEVQRFCRGYLARRRYRARLDHIIKCQAAVRRFLARRAFKKLKAEARTVAHIQKMYKGLENKIIELQQRHDVLSKENAALKKQNVEVVEMRQKLDGMKRLEGELKLLQLQLVQKDEKLMLSIRQLEGERDEKMQLLEEKQREEEERARERDAFEQELAKVRREVTEITAVTQIEQARLVSQADTEEIHAAYQRTVKDKDVLENENVALRQEVRRLQRIMADSHELKTHSRSVSNASSTNEEDYGYTSGRNTLDIRRASPHPYEGDAGGAGGGSAGRGSHRSGGGSVGSNYSVSSTIVASHGESRREEKRHPFVDYERVYRTPPDAIGMLKDPSDSTVGESPEKDQTAIILRMRKLFEEEKSKSEQLRKELARLKKSSTFSTEDSIRASELEVENEKLRQDYNLLRNSIKRGVESREMDAQYGALQEELKRRREECISLKAVLAQQSQSLRSLGQTANGAETSLRIHDEGELMEAFQAQKLVNRQLESELRAITDANNETLVENNRIIDGLRTENGELQAILQQHVEQVGEEVDLETVRQNEQYLRHELRKSTAAYVELQEQLNELLAKNNELLKKNNILSNRLRDHGLNDSILMNDEFHSMVAVVKKQTQSSQGILKYRQEDESKIMQRLVTDLKPRVAVTLAPSLPAYVVFMCIRYTDLVNMDQLVRSLLTRFVQMIKRLYRGANSVEVRVMWLANTLTLHNLMKQFGGYKDYMKYNTDVQNAQQLKNFDLAEYRQVIHETIISMHSVLIRQVQDSLKQYIVPAILHHDETARGKSRRTMSLDISPEQGRSEPELLVQQLGCVYNHLSSFGLEGCYIEQIFKQLMHYICAVSVNNLMLRGDLCMWKTGMKLRYNMGCLDDWVRKMKMGPDVMKPFLPLNQISSILQARKTEEDVHTLLELSTALSTAQVLKIIKSYKTDDCENQIRPAFIEKLTQQLNLRSEQRESDTYMMDEELVSPLVVLFKYSEINLEEIDLPPELNLEGLVTKI, encoded by the exons GATGCCCGGGTGTGGATACCTCACCCGGAGACGGTTTGGGAAGGCGCCGTCGTCGCCCAGGACTACAAGCAGGACGACAAACAGCTCAAGCTAGTCACCGACCGTGGGGTAGAGCACACGGTACCACTGAAAACCCCGGCCGATCTGCCTCCCCTCCGCAACCCTACCATCCTGATCGGGCAGAATGATCTCACCGCCCTGTCCTACCTGCACGAGCCGGACGTGCTGTACAATCTCGAGGTGCGGTTCTGTGACCGGCAGGCGATCTACACCTACTGCGGCATCGTGCTCGTTGCGATCAACCCGTACGCCGAGCTGCCGCTGTACGGGCCCGACCTGATCCGCGCCTACCGGGGCCACGCGATGGGCGAGCTGGAGCCGCACATCTTTGCCGTGTCGGAGGAAGCGTACGCCAAGCTGGAGCGGGAAAAGTGTGACATCAGCATCATCGTGAGTGGCGAGTCCGGTGCGGGCAAGACGGTTTCGGCGAAGTACGCGATGCGCTACTTTGCCGCCGTCGGTGGCAGCGAGTCGGAGACGCAGATCGAGAAGAAAGTGCTGGCGAGCAGCCCGATCATGGAGGCGATCGGTAATGCGAAGACGACGCGCAACGACAACAGCTCCCGGTTCGGGAAGTTCACCAAGCTGCTGTTCCTGAACAACCATTCGATGGCGCTGACGGGCGGTACGATGCAGACGTATCTGTTGGAGAAGTCGCGCGTCTGCTTTCAGGCACCGGGCGAACGGAACTACCACATCTTCTACCAGCTGTGTGCTGGGCGGGAGCAGTGGCCCGAGCTGATGCTGGACCATCAGGACAAGTTTCACTTCCTCAACCAGGGCCAGTCGCCGAACATTAGCAAGCTGTCGGATAGGGATCAGTTTGAGGATACGCTGGGGGCGCTCAAGACGCTCGGGTTTGATGATGCGGAGATTGGGGACATTATGAAGGTGGTCGCGTCGGTACTGCATCTGGGGAATGTGGTGTTTAACCACCGGCAGAAGAGCCAAACATCGGAGGTGGACAGTGAGGCGTGCTCGATTGCGAGCAACGATTTGCATCTGAACGTTGCCTGCGACATTCTGCAGTTGGATCGAAGCGAGCTGCGCAAGTGGCTTGTGACGCGCCAGATCGAGTCGATGAACGACAGCGTGCTGATACCGATGAACAAGCAGACGGCCGAGGCGACGCGGGACGCACTGGCGAAGCACATCTACGCGGAGCTGTTTCAGCACATTGTGCAGAAGATTAATCGCAATTTGGCGGGCAGCAAGAAGCAAAACTGTTGCTTCATAG GTGTGCTCGACATCTACGGCTTCGAAACGTTCGACGTCAACtcgttcgagcagttttgcaTCAACTACGCGAACGagaagctgcagcagcagttcaACCAGCACGTGTTTAAGCTCGAGCAGGAGCAGTACCTGCGCGAGGGCATCGAGTGGAAGATGATTGACTTCTACGACAACCAGCCGTGCATCGATCTGATCGAGTCGAAGCTCGGCATACTGGACCTGCTGGACGAGGAGTGCCGGATGCCGCGGGGCAGCGACGACTCGTGGGTCGGCAAGCTGATGGAAAAGTGCGGCAAGTATCCGCACTTCGACCGGCCCCGGTTCGGCACGAGCGCGTTCCTGATCAAACACTTCTCCGACACGGTGCAGTACGAGTCGCGCGGCTTCCTCGAGAAGAACCGGGACACGGTTTCGCGGGAGCTGGTGAGCGTGCTGAAAGCGTCCGGGATGCGGCTCTGCCAGCGGTTGATGGTAGCGCAGGAGGAGGGCGGTGGCGATGGGGATGCGAAGACCGCACCGGCGGCTGGGGTGAAGATTATGGTTAGTGCGGCAAGAACGCAG TCGGtggataagaagaaaaag CCGATGACTCAGAAGCAGCAACGAAAAACGGTCGGTTCACAGTTCCGCGAGAGCTTGACACAGCTGATAACGACACTGCACAACACGACGCCCCACTACGTGCGCTGTATTAAG CCCAACGACGACAAAGCACCGTTCAAATGGGAAGCACCCAAGATCGTGCAGCAGCTGCGCGCTTGCGGCGTGCTCGAAACGGTCCGCATATCGGCCGCCGGCTTCCCGTCCCGCTGGAAGTACGAGGACTTTTACGAGCGCTACCGGCTGCTGTGCAAGCGGGCCCAGATCGTGGACTGGCACGTGAAGGCCACCTGCACGAACATCGTGCGCAACTGGCTGCTGGACGAGGACAAGTACCGGCTGGGCAATACGCAGATCTTTTTCCGTGCCGGGCAGGTCGCCTATCTGGAGCAGGTGCGCAGCGACACGCGCAAGAAGCACATCATCGTGGTGCAGTCGCTGATCCGGCGGTTCGTCTGTCGGCGCCGGTACCTGCGGCTAAAGCAGACGGCACTGGGGCTGCAGCGACACGCGCGCGGAATGCTGGCCAGAAA ACGCGCGGACAATCTGCGCAAAAACCGTgccgccatcatcatccagCGGTACACGCGCGGCTGGCTGCAGCGCAAGAGGTATGTGCAGATTCGCACAGCCGTACTGGGGCTGCAAACGCGTGCCCGCGGCTTTATGGCCCGGCGCAAGTTTCGCGCAGCGCTCGACAACTACAAGGCGACCGAGGTGCAGCGCTTCTGCCGCGGCTATCTGGCCCGCCGACGGTACCGGGCACGGTTGGACCACATTATCAAGTGTCAGGCCGCGGTGCGGCGGTTCCTGGCCCGGCGTGCGTTCAAGAAGCTGAAGGCGGAGGCGCGCACCGTCGCCCACATCCAGAAGATGTACAAGGGGCTGGAGAACAAGATcatcgagctgcagcagcggcacgacgTGCTGTCGAAGGAGAACGCTGCGCTGAAGAAGCAAAACGTGGAGGTGGTCGAGATGCGCCAGAAGCTGGACGGCATGAAGCGGCTGGAGGGTGagctgaagctgctgcagctgcagctggtgCAGAAGGACGAAAAGCTGATGCTGTCGATCCGCCAGCTGGAGGGTGAGCGGGACGAGAAGATGCAGCTGCTCGAGGAGAAGCAGCGCGAGGAGGAGGAACGGGCCCGGGAGCGGGACGCGTTCGAGCAGGAGCTGGCGAAGGTGCGGCGCGAGGTTACCGAGATCACGGCCGTCACGCAGATCGAACAGGCGCGGTTGGTGTCGCAGGCGGACACGGAGGAGATTCATGCCGCCTACCAGCGCACGGTGAAGGATAAGGACGTGCTGGAGAACGAGAATGTCGCGCTGCGGCAGGAGGTGCGCCGGCTGCAGCGCATTATGGCGGACTCGCATGAGCTGAAAACTCATTCACGCTCCGTCAGCAATGCGTCCAGCACGAACGAGGAGGACTACGGCTACACGTCCGGGCGGAACACGCTGGACATTCGGCGTGCCTCGCCCCATCCATACGAAGGTGACGCAGGTGGCGCTGGTGGGGGAAGCGCTGGTCGGGGGAGTCACCGCAGCGGCGGTGGTTCTGTTGGTAGTAATTATAGCGTTAGTAGTACAATTGTCGCTAGTCATGGTGAGTCCCGGAGGGAGGAGAAAAGACATCCGTTCGTGGATTACGAGCGGGTGTACCGGACGCCGCCCGATGCGATCGGTATGCTGAAAG ACCCTTCGGATTCGACTGTAGGCGAGTCGCCGGAAAAGGACCAAACGGCAATCATACTGCGCATGCGCAAACTGTTCGAGGAGGAAAAGTCCAAGAGCGAGCAGCTGCGGAAGGAGCTCGCCCGGCTGAAGAAATCCTCCACCTTCAGCACGGAAGACTCGATCCGTGCGTCCGAGCTGGAGGTTGAGAACGAGAAGCTGCGCCAGGACTACAACCTGCTGCGCAACAGCATCAAGCGTGGCGTCGAGTCGCGCGAGATGGACGCCCAGTACGGGGCGCTGCAGGAGGAGCTGAAGCGCCGCCGGGAGGAGTGCATCTCGCTGAAGGCCGTCCTGGCGCAGCAGAGCCAGTCGCTGCGCTCGCTCGGCCAAACGGCAAACGGGGCGGAAACGAGCCTGCGGATACACGACGAGGGCGAGCTGATGGAAGCGTTCCAGGCGCAGAAGCTGGTCAACCGGCAGCTCGAGTCGGAGCTGCGCGCCATCACGGACGCGAACAATGAAACGCTCGTCGAGAACAATCGCATCATCGACGGGTTGCGGACGGAGAACGGGGAGCTGCAGGCGATACTGCAGCAGCACGTGGAGCAGGTCGGGGAGGAGGTGGACCTGGAGACGGTGCGGCAGAATGAGCAGTATCTGCGGCACGAGCTGAGGAAGTCGACGGCGGCGTACGTGGAGCTGCAGGAGCAGCTGAACGAGCTGCTGGCGAAGAACAATGAGCTGCTGAAGAAGAACAACATCCTGTCGAATCGGTTGCGCGACCACGGGCTGAACGATTCCATCCTGATGAACGACGAGTTCCACAgcatggtggcggtggtgaagAAGCAGACGCAGTCGTCCCAGGGCATACTGAAGTACCGGCAGGAGGACGAGAGCAAGATAATGCAGCGACTGGTGACGGACCTGAAGCCGCGGGTCGCTGTGACGCTAGCGCCGAGCCTGCCCGCGTACGTAGTGTTTATGTGCATCCGGTACACGGATCTAGTCAACATGGATCAGCTCGTGCGGTCGCTGCTGACGCGCTTCGTGCAGATGATCAAGCGGCTGTACCGGGGCGCGAACTCGGTGGAGGTGCGCGTCATGTGGCTCGCAAATACGCTCAC GCTACACAATCTAATGAAACAGTTCGGCGGCTACAAAGACTACATGAAGTACAACACGGACGTGCAGAACGCGCAGCAGCTGAAAAACTTTGACCTGGCCGAGTATCGGCAGGTCATCCACGAAACGATCATCTCGATGCACAGTGTGCTGATCCGGCAGGTGCAGGACAGCCTGAAGCAGTACATTGTGCCCGCCATACTGCATCACGACGAGACGGCGCGGGGCAAGAGCCGGCGCACGATGTCGCTGGACATTTCGCCCGAGCAGGGCCGATCGGAGCCGGAGCTGTTGGTGCAGCAGCTCGGCTGCGTGTACAACCATCTGAGCAGCTTCGGGCTGGAGGGATGCTACATCGAGCAGATCTTCAAGCAGCTGATGCACTACATCTGCGCCGTGTCGGTGAACAATCTGATGCTGCGCGGCGACCTGTGCATGTGGAAGACGGGCATGAAGCTGCGGTACAATATGGGCTGCCTGGACGACTGGGTGCGCAAGATGAAGATGGGCCCGGACGTGATGAAACCGTTCCTGCCGCTCAACCAGATCTCGTCGATACTGCAGGCCCGCAAGACGGAGGAGGACGTGCATACGCTGCTGGAGCTCAGTACGGCCCTGTCGACCGCGCAGGTGTTGAAG ATCATCAAATCGTACAAGACGGACGATTGCGAGAACCAGATCCGGCCGGCGTTCATTGAGAAGCTCACGCAGCAGCTGAACCTGCGCTCGGAGCAGCGCGAATCCGACACGTACATGATGGACGAGGAGCTCGTCAGCCCGCTGGTCGTGCTGTTCAAGTACAGCGAAATCAACCTGGAGGAGATTGACTTGCCGCCGGAGCTGAATCTGGAGGGTTTGGTTACCAAGATCTAG
- the LOC120948183 gene encoding unconventional myosin-Va isoform X2 has protein sequence MSSMELYVKDARVWIPHPETVWEGAVVAQDYKQDDKQLKLVTDRGVEHTVPLKTPADLPPLRNPTILIGQNDLTALSYLHEPDVLYNLEVRFCDRQAIYTYCGIVLVAINPYAELPLYGPDLIRAYRGHAMGELEPHIFAVSEEAYAKLEREKCDISIIVSGESGAGKTVSAKYAMRYFAAVGGSESETQIEKKVLASSPIMEAIGNAKTTRNDNSSRFGKFTKLLFLNNHSMALTGGTMQTYLLEKSRVCFQAPGERNYHIFYQLCAGREQWPELMLDHQDKFHFLNQGQSPNISKLSDRDQFEDTLGALKTLGFDDAEIGDIMKVVASVLHLGNVVFNHRQKSQTSEVDSEACSIASNDLHLNVACDILQLDRSELRKWLVTRQIESMNDSVLIPMNKQTAEATRDALAKHIYAELFQHIVQKINRNLAGSKKQNCCFIGVLDIYGFETFDVNSFEQFCINYANEKLQQQFNQHVFKLEQEQYLREGIEWKMIDFYDNQPCIDLIESKLGILDLLDEECRMPRGSDDSWVGKLMEKCGKYPHFDRPRFGTSAFLIKHFSDTVQYESRGFLEKNRDTVSRELVSVLKASGMRLCQRLMVAQEEGGGDGDAKTAPAAGVKIMVSAARTQPMTQKQQRKTVGSQFRESLTQLITTLHNTTPHYVRCIKPNDDKAPFKWEAPKIVQQLRACGVLETVRISAAGFPSRWKYEDFYERYRLLCKRAQIVDWHVKATCTNIVRNWLLDEDKYRLGNTQIFFRAGQVAYLEQVRSDTRKKHIIVVQSLIRRFVCRRRYLRLKQTALGLQRHARGMLARKRADNLRKNRAAIIIQRYTRGWLQRKRYVQIRTAVLGLQTRARGFMARRKFRAALDNYKATEVQRFCRGYLARRRYRARLDHIIKCQAAVRRFLARRAFKKLKAEARTVAHIQKMYKGLENKIIELQQRHDVLSKENAALKKQNVEVVEMRQKLDGMKRLEGELKLLQLQLVQKDEKLMLSIRQLEGERDEKMQLLEEKQREEEERARERDAFEQELAKVRREVTEITAVTQIEQARLVSQADTEEIHAAYQRTVKDKDVLENENVALRQEVRRLQRIMADSHELKTHSRSVSNASSTNEEDYGYTSGRNTLDIRRASPHPYEGDAGGAGGGSAGRGSHRSGGGSVGSNYSVSSTIVASHGESRREEKRHPFVDYERVYRTPPDAIGMLKDPSDSTVGESPEKDQTAIILRMRKLFEEEKSKSEQLRKELARLKKSSTFSTEDSIRASELEVENEKLRQDYNLLRNSIKRGVESREMDAQYGALQEELKRRREECISLKAVLAQQSQSLRSLGQTANGAETSLRIHDEGELMEAFQAQKLVNRQLESELRAITDANNETLVENNRIIDGLRTENGELQAILQQHVEQVGEEVDLETVRQNEQYLRHELRKSTAAYVELQEQLNELLAKNNELLKKNNILSNRLRDHGLNDSILMNDEFHSMVAVVKKQTQSSQGILKYRQEDESKIMQRLVTDLKPRVAVTLAPSLPAYVVFMCIRYTDLVNMDQLVRSLLTRFVQMIKRLYRGANSVEVRVMWLANTLTLHNLMKQFGGYKDYMKYNTDVQNAQQLKNFDLAEYRQVIHETIISMHSVLIRQVQDSLKQYIVPAILHHDETARGKSRRTMSLDISPEQGRSEPELLVQQLGCVYNHLSSFGLEGCYIEQIFKQLMHYICAVSVNNLMLRGDLCMWKTGMKLRYNMGCLDDWVRKMKMGPDVMKPFLPLNQISSILQARKTEEDVHTLLELSTALSTAQVLKIIKSYKTDDCENQIRPAFIEKLTQQLNLRSEQRESDTYMMDEELVSPLVVLFKYSEINLEEIDLPPELNLEGLVTKI, from the exons GATGCCCGGGTGTGGATACCTCACCCGGAGACGGTTTGGGAAGGCGCCGTCGTCGCCCAGGACTACAAGCAGGACGACAAACAGCTCAAGCTAGTCACCGACCGTGGGGTAGAGCACACGGTACCACTGAAAACCCCGGCCGATCTGCCTCCCCTCCGCAACCCTACCATCCTGATCGGGCAGAATGATCTCACCGCCCTGTCCTACCTGCACGAGCCGGACGTGCTGTACAATCTCGAGGTGCGGTTCTGTGACCGGCAGGCGATCTACACCTACTGCGGCATCGTGCTCGTTGCGATCAACCCGTACGCCGAGCTGCCGCTGTACGGGCCCGACCTGATCCGCGCCTACCGGGGCCACGCGATGGGCGAGCTGGAGCCGCACATCTTTGCCGTGTCGGAGGAAGCGTACGCCAAGCTGGAGCGGGAAAAGTGTGACATCAGCATCATCGTGAGTGGCGAGTCCGGTGCGGGCAAGACGGTTTCGGCGAAGTACGCGATGCGCTACTTTGCCGCCGTCGGTGGCAGCGAGTCGGAGACGCAGATCGAGAAGAAAGTGCTGGCGAGCAGCCCGATCATGGAGGCGATCGGTAATGCGAAGACGACGCGCAACGACAACAGCTCCCGGTTCGGGAAGTTCACCAAGCTGCTGTTCCTGAACAACCATTCGATGGCGCTGACGGGCGGTACGATGCAGACGTATCTGTTGGAGAAGTCGCGCGTCTGCTTTCAGGCACCGGGCGAACGGAACTACCACATCTTCTACCAGCTGTGTGCTGGGCGGGAGCAGTGGCCCGAGCTGATGCTGGACCATCAGGACAAGTTTCACTTCCTCAACCAGGGCCAGTCGCCGAACATTAGCAAGCTGTCGGATAGGGATCAGTTTGAGGATACGCTGGGGGCGCTCAAGACGCTCGGGTTTGATGATGCGGAGATTGGGGACATTATGAAGGTGGTCGCGTCGGTACTGCATCTGGGGAATGTGGTGTTTAACCACCGGCAGAAGAGCCAAACATCGGAGGTGGACAGTGAGGCGTGCTCGATTGCGAGCAACGATTTGCATCTGAACGTTGCCTGCGACATTCTGCAGTTGGATCGAAGCGAGCTGCGCAAGTGGCTTGTGACGCGCCAGATCGAGTCGATGAACGACAGCGTGCTGATACCGATGAACAAGCAGACGGCCGAGGCGACGCGGGACGCACTGGCGAAGCACATCTACGCGGAGCTGTTTCAGCACATTGTGCAGAAGATTAATCGCAATTTGGCGGGCAGCAAGAAGCAAAACTGTTGCTTCATAG GTGTGCTCGACATCTACGGCTTCGAAACGTTCGACGTCAACtcgttcgagcagttttgcaTCAACTACGCGAACGagaagctgcagcagcagttcaACCAGCACGTGTTTAAGCTCGAGCAGGAGCAGTACCTGCGCGAGGGCATCGAGTGGAAGATGATTGACTTCTACGACAACCAGCCGTGCATCGATCTGATCGAGTCGAAGCTCGGCATACTGGACCTGCTGGACGAGGAGTGCCGGATGCCGCGGGGCAGCGACGACTCGTGGGTCGGCAAGCTGATGGAAAAGTGCGGCAAGTATCCGCACTTCGACCGGCCCCGGTTCGGCACGAGCGCGTTCCTGATCAAACACTTCTCCGACACGGTGCAGTACGAGTCGCGCGGCTTCCTCGAGAAGAACCGGGACACGGTTTCGCGGGAGCTGGTGAGCGTGCTGAAAGCGTCCGGGATGCGGCTCTGCCAGCGGTTGATGGTAGCGCAGGAGGAGGGCGGTGGCGATGGGGATGCGAAGACCGCACCGGCGGCTGGGGTGAAGATTATGGTTAGTGCGGCAAGAACGCAG CCGATGACTCAGAAGCAGCAACGAAAAACGGTCGGTTCACAGTTCCGCGAGAGCTTGACACAGCTGATAACGACACTGCACAACACGACGCCCCACTACGTGCGCTGTATTAAG CCCAACGACGACAAAGCACCGTTCAAATGGGAAGCACCCAAGATCGTGCAGCAGCTGCGCGCTTGCGGCGTGCTCGAAACGGTCCGCATATCGGCCGCCGGCTTCCCGTCCCGCTGGAAGTACGAGGACTTTTACGAGCGCTACCGGCTGCTGTGCAAGCGGGCCCAGATCGTGGACTGGCACGTGAAGGCCACCTGCACGAACATCGTGCGCAACTGGCTGCTGGACGAGGACAAGTACCGGCTGGGCAATACGCAGATCTTTTTCCGTGCCGGGCAGGTCGCCTATCTGGAGCAGGTGCGCAGCGACACGCGCAAGAAGCACATCATCGTGGTGCAGTCGCTGATCCGGCGGTTCGTCTGTCGGCGCCGGTACCTGCGGCTAAAGCAGACGGCACTGGGGCTGCAGCGACACGCGCGCGGAATGCTGGCCAGAAA ACGCGCGGACAATCTGCGCAAAAACCGTgccgccatcatcatccagCGGTACACGCGCGGCTGGCTGCAGCGCAAGAGGTATGTGCAGATTCGCACAGCCGTACTGGGGCTGCAAACGCGTGCCCGCGGCTTTATGGCCCGGCGCAAGTTTCGCGCAGCGCTCGACAACTACAAGGCGACCGAGGTGCAGCGCTTCTGCCGCGGCTATCTGGCCCGCCGACGGTACCGGGCACGGTTGGACCACATTATCAAGTGTCAGGCCGCGGTGCGGCGGTTCCTGGCCCGGCGTGCGTTCAAGAAGCTGAAGGCGGAGGCGCGCACCGTCGCCCACATCCAGAAGATGTACAAGGGGCTGGAGAACAAGATcatcgagctgcagcagcggcacgacgTGCTGTCGAAGGAGAACGCTGCGCTGAAGAAGCAAAACGTGGAGGTGGTCGAGATGCGCCAGAAGCTGGACGGCATGAAGCGGCTGGAGGGTGagctgaagctgctgcagctgcagctggtgCAGAAGGACGAAAAGCTGATGCTGTCGATCCGCCAGCTGGAGGGTGAGCGGGACGAGAAGATGCAGCTGCTCGAGGAGAAGCAGCGCGAGGAGGAGGAACGGGCCCGGGAGCGGGACGCGTTCGAGCAGGAGCTGGCGAAGGTGCGGCGCGAGGTTACCGAGATCACGGCCGTCACGCAGATCGAACAGGCGCGGTTGGTGTCGCAGGCGGACACGGAGGAGATTCATGCCGCCTACCAGCGCACGGTGAAGGATAAGGACGTGCTGGAGAACGAGAATGTCGCGCTGCGGCAGGAGGTGCGCCGGCTGCAGCGCATTATGGCGGACTCGCATGAGCTGAAAACTCATTCACGCTCCGTCAGCAATGCGTCCAGCACGAACGAGGAGGACTACGGCTACACGTCCGGGCGGAACACGCTGGACATTCGGCGTGCCTCGCCCCATCCATACGAAGGTGACGCAGGTGGCGCTGGTGGGGGAAGCGCTGGTCGGGGGAGTCACCGCAGCGGCGGTGGTTCTGTTGGTAGTAATTATAGCGTTAGTAGTACAATTGTCGCTAGTCATGGTGAGTCCCGGAGGGAGGAGAAAAGACATCCGTTCGTGGATTACGAGCGGGTGTACCGGACGCCGCCCGATGCGATCGGTATGCTGAAAG ACCCTTCGGATTCGACTGTAGGCGAGTCGCCGGAAAAGGACCAAACGGCAATCATACTGCGCATGCGCAAACTGTTCGAGGAGGAAAAGTCCAAGAGCGAGCAGCTGCGGAAGGAGCTCGCCCGGCTGAAGAAATCCTCCACCTTCAGCACGGAAGACTCGATCCGTGCGTCCGAGCTGGAGGTTGAGAACGAGAAGCTGCGCCAGGACTACAACCTGCTGCGCAACAGCATCAAGCGTGGCGTCGAGTCGCGCGAGATGGACGCCCAGTACGGGGCGCTGCAGGAGGAGCTGAAGCGCCGCCGGGAGGAGTGCATCTCGCTGAAGGCCGTCCTGGCGCAGCAGAGCCAGTCGCTGCGCTCGCTCGGCCAAACGGCAAACGGGGCGGAAACGAGCCTGCGGATACACGACGAGGGCGAGCTGATGGAAGCGTTCCAGGCGCAGAAGCTGGTCAACCGGCAGCTCGAGTCGGAGCTGCGCGCCATCACGGACGCGAACAATGAAACGCTCGTCGAGAACAATCGCATCATCGACGGGTTGCGGACGGAGAACGGGGAGCTGCAGGCGATACTGCAGCAGCACGTGGAGCAGGTCGGGGAGGAGGTGGACCTGGAGACGGTGCGGCAGAATGAGCAGTATCTGCGGCACGAGCTGAGGAAGTCGACGGCGGCGTACGTGGAGCTGCAGGAGCAGCTGAACGAGCTGCTGGCGAAGAACAATGAGCTGCTGAAGAAGAACAACATCCTGTCGAATCGGTTGCGCGACCACGGGCTGAACGATTCCATCCTGATGAACGACGAGTTCCACAgcatggtggcggtggtgaagAAGCAGACGCAGTCGTCCCAGGGCATACTGAAGTACCGGCAGGAGGACGAGAGCAAGATAATGCAGCGACTGGTGACGGACCTGAAGCCGCGGGTCGCTGTGACGCTAGCGCCGAGCCTGCCCGCGTACGTAGTGTTTATGTGCATCCGGTACACGGATCTAGTCAACATGGATCAGCTCGTGCGGTCGCTGCTGACGCGCTTCGTGCAGATGATCAAGCGGCTGTACCGGGGCGCGAACTCGGTGGAGGTGCGCGTCATGTGGCTCGCAAATACGCTCAC GCTACACAATCTAATGAAACAGTTCGGCGGCTACAAAGACTACATGAAGTACAACACGGACGTGCAGAACGCGCAGCAGCTGAAAAACTTTGACCTGGCCGAGTATCGGCAGGTCATCCACGAAACGATCATCTCGATGCACAGTGTGCTGATCCGGCAGGTGCAGGACAGCCTGAAGCAGTACATTGTGCCCGCCATACTGCATCACGACGAGACGGCGCGGGGCAAGAGCCGGCGCACGATGTCGCTGGACATTTCGCCCGAGCAGGGCCGATCGGAGCCGGAGCTGTTGGTGCAGCAGCTCGGCTGCGTGTACAACCATCTGAGCAGCTTCGGGCTGGAGGGATGCTACATCGAGCAGATCTTCAAGCAGCTGATGCACTACATCTGCGCCGTGTCGGTGAACAATCTGATGCTGCGCGGCGACCTGTGCATGTGGAAGACGGGCATGAAGCTGCGGTACAATATGGGCTGCCTGGACGACTGGGTGCGCAAGATGAAGATGGGCCCGGACGTGATGAAACCGTTCCTGCCGCTCAACCAGATCTCGTCGATACTGCAGGCCCGCAAGACGGAGGAGGACGTGCATACGCTGCTGGAGCTCAGTACGGCCCTGTCGACCGCGCAGGTGTTGAAG ATCATCAAATCGTACAAGACGGACGATTGCGAGAACCAGATCCGGCCGGCGTTCATTGAGAAGCTCACGCAGCAGCTGAACCTGCGCTCGGAGCAGCGCGAATCCGACACGTACATGATGGACGAGGAGCTCGTCAGCCCGCTGGTCGTGCTGTTCAAGTACAGCGAAATCAACCTGGAGGAGATTGACTTGCCGCCGGAGCTGAATCTGGAGGGTTTGGTTACCAAGATCTAG